Genomic DNA from Mycobacterium stomatepiae:
TCGAACAGTTTCCGGAACATCGTCTGATCGCCGCGGCCCCAGATGCCACTGGGCCGGATCGCACACGTCAGCATGCCGTCAACGCCGTTCTGCGACAACACGAATCGCTCGGCGACTACTTTGGTCTCGGTGTAGAGGTCGTTGAATCGAGTGGTGTAGGGCAGGGTTTCGTCCCCGCCGGCGATTGTCTGACCGCCCATCACGACGCTGTTGGATGACGTGTAGACGAATCGCTTGACGCCCGCGGCGCGCCCGGCCTCGACCAGATTCTCAGTGCCGCCGACGTTGATCGCGAAGCTGCGCTGACGGTATTGGTCGGTCACCGACGCCCCGCCCATCAGCTCGATGATCGCCGCGGTGTGGAAAACCGTGTCGATGCCGTCGACCGCCTGCGCGCAGACGTCCTTGTCGGTGATGTCGCCCTGCAGCACCTCGAGTTGCGAGTGCGAAGCAAGTGGGGACGGGGCGCGGTCGAAGGAACGCACCGAGTATCCGCGGTCGAGCAAGGTGGTCACCAGGTTGGCGCCGACGAATCCGGAACCTCCGGTGACCAGGACGCGGCCGAGTTCGGTTGTCAGAGATGCATCACCCATGGCCGACACCATAACTGAAACACGTTCCAATTCTCCAAAAATTCCTAGACTCATTTTCCATTGACAGTTCCATTTAAGCCTCCTCGCCCTGTCCGGCCGCCAGCGCATCCGCTACTCGCTTGCGCGCGCCAGCTAAGTGTTCTTCACATCGTTTAGCCAGTTTCTCGCCTCTTTCCCATAGCTTCAGCGACGCATCGAGGTCCAGTCCGCCCTGTTCCAACGAGCGCACGACTTCGATCAGCTCGTCCCGGCACGCTTCATAGCCAAGTTGACTAATGGGTGTAGCCGAATCGACTCCATCGCTGTCGTTGTCAGTGACCATCGGTCAGCCCTTCACTCACCGCCGCTACGGCACCGTCGGTAACCCGCACCCGCAGCCGGGTGCCGGCCGGTGCGTCGTCCACCGAGCGCAGCACCCGCGGCGCATCACCGGCGGCGGGAACCGTCTGCACCACCGCGTATCCGCGCGCCAGGGTCGCCGCCGGGCCCAGCGTAGCCAGTCGTGCGGACAGGTGGCCGACGCGCTCGGATTCGGCGCCGACCAGACGGGTGATGTCGCGGCGCACCGCCGACCGGGCGCGGTGGATCTCCTCGGCGCGCGCCGTCAACGCCGTCAGCGGCTCGGCCAGCACCGGGCGGCTGCGCAATTGGATCAGCGCACGCTGTTCGCGAGTCACCCAGTTGCGCAGTGCCTGTGCACTGCGCTGGCGCAGGTCCTGGATTCCGCGCTGCTCGGCGGCGGTGTCCGGGACCACCTTCTTGGCCGCGTCGGTGGGGGTGGCCGCGCGCAGGTCGGCGACCAGGTCGCACAGCGGGTTGTCGGGTTCGTGGCCGACCGCGCTGATCACCGGGGTGCGACAGGCCGCGATCGCTCGACACAGCGTCTCGTCGGAGAACGGCAGCAGGTCTTCGACGCTGCCGCCGCCGCGGGCCAGCACGATCACGTCGACGGCCGCGTCGCCGTCGAGTTCGCGTAGCGCCTCGACGATCTGGGCGACCGCGTTGGGTCCTTGTACGGCTGTATTGCGCACCGCGAATCGCACCGCGGGCCAGCGTGTGCCGGCCACCGTCGTCACGTCACGTTCGGCGGCGCTTGCCCGGCCGGTGATCAGCCCAATCATGTTGGGAAGAAAGGGGATTGGGCGTTTGAGTCGCGGGTCGAAGAGGCCTTCGGCGTCGAGCAGGCGACGCAGCCGTTCGATGCGGGCCAACAGTTCGCCGACGCCGACGGCGCGAATCTCGGACAGGCGCAACGAGAACGTCCCGCGGCCGGTGTAGAACGAGGGCTTGCCGCAGACCACCACCTGCGTACCCTCGACCAATTTCACCGGTGCGCCCAGCACCAGGTCTCGTGGACACGTCACGGTCAGCGACATGTCGGCGGCGGGGTCACGCAACACCATGAACACGGTCTTGGAATCGGCCCGAATGTTGACTTGTGCCAATTGTCCTTCGACCCAGACGGTGCCCAGCTTGTCGATCCAGCCCGCCACCCGGATCGCGACGGCGCGAACCGGGAACGGGTTCTCGGCCGAATTGGCCTCGGAATTTGCTGCTCGGGTCACTTCGCGGACGCGCGGGTGATCCTGTTGGCCAGCAAGGTCTGAAACGGGGCCCGGGCCTTCGTGGCCTGCTCGTAGGCCAGCAGCGCTTCGAGCTCGTCGACGCCCAGCGACTGCACCCGGGCCCGCAGCTGGGCCAGCGTCAGCGCCGGGTAGTCGAGCTCGGCCGCCACCGACGGCTGCGGAACCGACTTCTTCGACGCGGGCTTGACCAGCGCGCTGGCATCTTCGTGCGCCTCGGCCACCGAGTACAGCGCAAACCGTCCCTCGGCCCGGCGATCGCCTCCGGCGCCGTCCGGCAACTCGGCCAAACCGCCGCCTGGACCCTCCGTGGCGACCTCGGAGTCCTCGTCGAACGTCGCCCATTCCGGCTTTTCGTCCTTGGGCGGGAAAATGGATTCCAGGGTCGAGTCGCCCTTGTTCACCAGCTCCGCCAGATTCTGCTGAAAGCGCATCACGATGTGGGCGACTTCACTGGCCAACGTCATCGGGTACATCAGGATCGTTTTCGGCAGCCTGATGGTCTCCTCGACGGCGACTGTCGCCGCGCCGACCAGCAGCCGAACTCCGTACGGTGCAGAAGCCATGGGTCCAAGATTGCCCTAAGCAGCGGCCAACTCCAAGCCCAGCGCCGCGAGCTGGCCGGGCAGTGTCGGCAGAACGTACCCTGGAGCGCATGGCGCCGACTGTCGACATGGGAATTCCCGGCGCATCCAGCTCGGTCGCCACCGATCCGGTCCGCAAGCGAGTGCTGCTGGCCGAGCCCCGTGGCTACTGCGCGGGTGTGGACCGGGCCGTCGAAACGGTCGAGCGCGCGCTGCAGAAGCACGGCGCCCCGGTGTACGTCCGGCACGAGATCGTGCACAACCGGCATGTGGTCGACACTCTGCAAAAGGCCGGCGCGGTGTTCGTCGAGGAGACCGATCAGGTCCCCGAGGGCGCCATCGTGGTGTTCTCCGCGCACGGCGTCGCGCCGACGGTGCACGCGGCGGCCGCCGAACGCAACCTGCACACCATCGATGCCACTTGCCCGTTGGTCACCAAGGTGCACAACGAGGCCCGGCGCTTCGCCCGCAACGACTACGACATCCTGCTGATCGGCCACGAGGGCCACGAGGAGGTCATCGGTACGGCCGGCGAGGCGCCCGACCATGTGCAGCTGGTCGACGGGGTTGCCTCCGTCGACAACGTGACGATCCGCGACGAGAACAAGGTGGTGTGGCTCTCGCAGACCACGCTCTCGGTCGACGAGACCATGGAGATCGTCGAGCGGCTGCGGCAACGCTTCCCGAAGCTGCAAGATCCGCCGAGCGACGACATTTGCTATGCGACACAGAATCGGCAGGTCGCGGTCAAGGCGATGGCACCGGAGTGCGAGCTGGTCATCGTCGTCGGGTCCCGCAACTCGTCGAACTCGGTGCGGTTGGTCGAGGTCGCGCTGGGCGGCGGGGCGGCGTCCGCGTACCTGGTCGACTGGGCCGACGACATCGACCCGGCCTGGCTCGACGGTGTCACGACGGTCGGTGTCACCTCCGGGGCGTCTGTTCCCGAGGTGCTGGTGCGCGGTGTGCTGGAGCGCCTCGCCGAGTCCGGCTTCGACATCGTGCAACCGGTGACGACGGCCCAGGAGACGCTGGTGTTCGCGCTGCCCCGAGAAATCCGTTCGCTGCTTTAGTGCCTTAGGGCGGCTTGCTGGGCTGGTTAGTCCACCAAGGTGGACAGTGCATCCTCGAGCGTGTTGTCGGACCACAGCACGCCCTCGAGTGTGTCGTCGGGGAACAGCGTGTCCATGAATTTCTTGACTTTCCTGGGGTCGACTTGGGGTTGGATGCCGGCGGTTCCGGCCAGGCCTGGTGAGGCCAGCGCGCTGCCCAGCCCGGGCAGTCCTCCTGCTGCTGGTGCCGGTGGCACTGGGGCGCCCAAGGCGATGGTGGCGGGTCCGAACAGACCGTTGGGGGTGTAGGAGCCACCCGAGAAGACGGTGACCACCTCGCCCTGACCGAGGACCAACGAGTCGGGGTCAACGAGCAAAACTTGGCCGCCCGCGTCGACGATGACGGTGCCGCCGCTGCCGGTGCCGATGGTGAGGACGTTGTTGGTGGTAAAGGTGCCGCCAGTATCGACGGTGAGGGAGCCGCCGTTGATGACGTTAACGATGTTGGCGTTGATGGAGCCGGTGTCGGTGACGGTGCCGCCGTCGATGGTCAGGGTTGTGCCGCCGTCGCCGAAGTTGAGGAGTCCGCCGGACCCGACGTTGAGGGTG
This window encodes:
- a CDS encoding 3-beta-hydroxysteroid dehydrogenase; the protein is MVSAMGDASLTTELGRVLVTGGSGFVGANLVTTLLDRGYSVRSFDRAPSPLASHSQLEVLQGDITDKDVCAQAVDGIDTVFHTAAIIELMGGASVTDQYRQRSFAINVGGTENLVEAGRAAGVKRFVYTSSNSVVMGGQTIAGGDETLPYTTRFNDLYTETKVVAERFVLSQNGVDGMLTCAIRPSGIWGRGDQTMFRKLFESVIAGHVKVLIGRKSARLDNSYVHNLIHGFILAAQHLVPGGTAPGQAYFINDNEPINMFEFARPVVEACGQPWPRIRVNGPVVRAAMVGWQRMHFRFGIPAPLLEPLAVERLYLDNFFSVAKASRDLGYQPLFTTEKALTECLSYYVDMFGQMSKQAEAAKAAAKR
- a CDS encoding exodeoxyribonuclease VII small subunit codes for the protein MVTDNDSDGVDSATPISQLGYEACRDELIEVVRSLEQGGLDLDASLKLWERGEKLAKRCEEHLAGARKRVADALAAGQGEEA
- the xseA gene encoding exodeoxyribonuclease VII large subunit, translated to MTRAANSEANSAENPFPVRAVAIRVAGWIDKLGTVWVEGQLAQVNIRADSKTVFMVLRDPAADMSLTVTCPRDLVLGAPVKLVEGTQVVVCGKPSFYTGRGTFSLRLSEIRAVGVGELLARIERLRRLLDAEGLFDPRLKRPIPFLPNMIGLITGRASAAERDVTTVAGTRWPAVRFAVRNTAVQGPNAVAQIVEALRELDGDAAVDVIVLARGGGSVEDLLPFSDETLCRAIAACRTPVISAVGHEPDNPLCDLVADLRAATPTDAAKKVVPDTAAEQRGIQDLRQRSAQALRNWVTREQRALIQLRSRPVLAEPLTALTARAEEIHRARSAVRRDITRLVGAESERVGHLSARLATLGPAATLARGYAVVQTVPAAGDAPRVLRSVDDAPAGTRLRVRVTDGAVAAVSEGLTDGH
- a CDS encoding lipid droplet-associated protein, which produces MASAPYGVRLLVGAATVAVEETIRLPKTILMYPMTLASEVAHIVMRFQQNLAELVNKGDSTLESIFPPKDEKPEWATFDEDSEVATEGPGGGLAELPDGAGGDRRAEGRFALYSVAEAHEDASALVKPASKKSVPQPSVAAELDYPALTLAQLRARVQSLGVDELEALLAYEQATKARAPFQTLLANRITRASAK
- a CDS encoding 4-hydroxy-3-methylbut-2-enyl diphosphate reductase; translated protein: MAPTVDMGIPGASSSVATDPVRKRVLLAEPRGYCAGVDRAVETVERALQKHGAPVYVRHEIVHNRHVVDTLQKAGAVFVEETDQVPEGAIVVFSAHGVAPTVHAAAAERNLHTIDATCPLVTKVHNEARRFARNDYDILLIGHEGHEEVIGTAGEAPDHVQLVDGVASVDNVTIRDENKVVWLSQTTLSVDETMEIVERLRQRFPKLQDPPSDDICYATQNRQVAVKAMAPECELVIVVGSRNSSNSVRLVEVALGGGAASAYLVDWADDIDPAWLDGVTTVGVTSGASVPEVLVRGVLERLAESGFDIVQPVTTAQETLVFALPREIRSLL